From Carassius gibelio isolate Cgi1373 ecotype wild population from Czech Republic chromosome B21, carGib1.2-hapl.c, whole genome shotgun sequence, the proteins below share one genomic window:
- the LOC127985380 gene encoding sodium/calcium exchanger 1-like, whose amino-acid sequence MLEVKIIDDEEYEKNKTFTIHLGEPVLLEIGQKHGDSNDNKPAVGAEEEEVAKMGCPSLGEHTKLEVVIEESYEFKNTVDKLIKKTNLALVVGSSSWREQFVSAVTVSAGDDDEEESGEERLPSCFDYIMHFLTVFWKVLFAFVPPTEYWNGWACFIVSITLIGVLTAVTGDLASHFGCTVGLKDSVTAVVFVALGTSVPDTFASKVAAIQDQYADASIGNVTGSNAVNVFLGIGVAWTIAAVYWHSQGKKFQVPPGSLAFSVTLFTIMALLCVLILLYRRRPSVSGGELGGPRTAKLLTVFLFLMMWLIYILLASLEAYCHVPGF is encoded by the exons ATGCTGGAGGTGAAGATCATTGACGATGAGGAGTATGAGAAGAACAAAACCTTCACCATCCACCTGGGGGAGCCGGTGCTGCTGGAGATCGGGCAGAAACACG GAGACTCCAATGATAACAAACCGGCAGTGGGGGCAGAGGAAGAGGAGGTGGCCAAAATGGGGTGCCCGAGTCTGGGAGAGCACACCAAACTGGAAGTGGTGATAGAGGAATCGTACGAGTTTAAG aataCCGTTGACAAGCTCATAAAGAAGACCAACCTGGCGCTGGTGGTGGGCAGCAGCAGCTGGAGAGAACAGTTTGTCAGCGCTGTCACTGTCAGTGCAG GTGATGACGATGAAGAGGAGAGCGGGGAAGAGCGCTTGCCCTCGTGCTTTGATTACATCATGCACTTCCTGACAGTTTTCTGGAAGGTTCTGTTTGCCTTCGTTCCACCCACGGAGTACTGGAATGGCTGGGCCTGCTTCATTGTCTCCATCACGCTCATCGGGGTCCTGACCGCTGTTACTGGAGATTTGGCCTCTCACTTTGGTTGTACAGTAGGCCTGAAGGACTCTGTCACAGCTGTGGTGTTTGTGGCTTTGGGCACATCTGTGCCTg ATACCTTTGCCAGCAAGGTGGCAGCCATCCAGGACCAATACGCTGATGCATCCATTGGAAATGTGACAGGTAGTAATGCAGTTAATGTCTTCCTGGGTATTGGAGTGGCGTGGACCATCGCTGCTGTGTACTGGCACAGTCAGGGCAAAAAATTCCAGGTCCCGCCGGGGTCGCTGGCATTTTCCGTCACCCTCTTCACCATCATGGCACTGCTGTGTGTTCTGATACTGCTGTACCGCCGCCGGCCCTCTGTGTCCGGGGGTGAGCTGGGGGGCCCGCGAACCGCCAAGCTGCTCACCGTGTTCCTCTTCCTCATGATGTGGCTCATCTACATCCTCCTGGCTTCACTGGAGGCTTACTGCCACGTGCCTGGCTTCTGA
- the LOC127986469 gene encoding protein phosphatase 1 regulatory subunit 14B-like — protein MAAVTSPETTPQPRVYFQTPPGTEEEVPQKQGRVTVKYDRKELRRRLNLEEWIVSQLMNLYDCEEDEVPELEIDVDELLDLPSDVERAIRVKMLLVDCYKPNDDFIAALLEKVRGMQKLNTPQKKGELTP, from the exons ATGGCAGCGGTAACAAGTCCGGAAACGACACCTCAACCCCGGGTTTATTTTCAAACACCTCCCGGTACCGAAGAAGAAGTGCCACAGAAGCAAGGACGAGTGACCGTAAAATATGACAGAAAAGAGCTGAGGAGGCGACTGAATTTGGAGGAGTGGATAGTTAGCCAGTTAATGAATCTGTACGACTGCGAG GAGGACGAGGTGCCTGAGCTGGAAATAGATGTGGATGAGCTGCTGGATCTGCCCAGTGATGTTGAGAGAGCCATTCGAGTAAAG atgctgctggTCGACTGTTATAAGCCTAATGAT GATTTCATAGCGGCGTTGCTTGAGAAGGTCCGAGGGATGCAGAAACTCAACACCCCCCAGAAGAAAGGAGAGCTGACGCCATGA